From Streptomyces sp. NBC_01426, a single genomic window includes:
- a CDS encoding Clp protease N-terminal domain-containing protein has translation MSAFDTYLHAVIVRAMDEAREHGSTTTDALPLLLSLAADQGSTAQQALASVGLDRAAVCDALDREFEHSLSMVGVSPAAYALQRPSRGSPQPKMGASARLALERSFASAGKKDLGSAHLLLGILQARIGTVPRARTLAGIHQAELTERVRQTLHSQDQ, from the coding sequence ATGAGCGCGTTTGACACGTACTTGCACGCGGTCATCGTGCGGGCGATGGATGAGGCACGTGAGCACGGGTCGACGACGACCGACGCGCTCCCTCTCCTGTTGTCGCTCGCCGCCGATCAGGGGTCCACCGCACAGCAGGCCCTGGCCTCGGTCGGGCTCGATCGCGCCGCTGTCTGCGATGCGCTGGATCGAGAGTTCGAGCACAGCCTGAGCATGGTGGGAGTGTCTCCGGCCGCCTACGCCCTTCAAAGGCCGAGCCGCGGTTCTCCGCAGCCCAAGATGGGCGCGTCCGCCAGGCTCGCACTGGAGCGGAGCTTCGCCTCCGCCGGCAAGAAGGACCTGGGGTCAGCGCACTTGTTACTCGGAATCCTGCAGGCTCGCATCGGCACCGTGCCACGTGCTCGCACCTTGGCCGGGATCCATCAGGCCGAGTTGACGGAGCGTGTACGGCAGACACTCCACAGCCAGGATCAGTGA